A DNA window from Halomonas zincidurans B6 contains the following coding sequences:
- a CDS encoding efflux RND transporter permease subunit, with protein sequence MMLSDVSVRRPVFAAVISLLLLIVGLMALRLLPLREYPDISRAFVSVDVVYQGASAQVVETQITDVLEEQLAGITGLEEMTSTSVDEQAEINMEFSLDTDIAEAANDVRTRLGRIRDNLPDGAEAPSIRTADSGAEEVMSLTLTSDRLSPLEITDYVERYLVNRLSTVDGVSQVQLSGERRYAMRLWLDREGLAARELTVEDVAQALNTQNVELPAGRLESESREFTLRTLSGFTQAQDFRELVIGRGPDGNLVRLGEVADVELGSESQRSLARSNGQVAVSLGITPQAQANPVAVSSEVRERLGPIRSTLPEGMRLDVTFDSAEFIKASIYEVYIALGVSLAMVLLTIYGFLGTLRATLIPAAVVPISLLAATIAMAALGYSLNVLTLLALVLAIGLVVDDAIVVLENIYRRIEEGQSPLLAALDGSREIAFAVIATTLVLVAAFVPISYMGGDVGRLFAEFGLTVAAAVAFSALVALTLTPMMTSRLFKGRAKRSGFAHWVDARFRRIGQRYAAMLRRVVAHPWRMLTVALLVLLAAGALFRALPSAYTPPQDRGVIRAYMVGPQGATLEYTRRYLDQVEAVLAEYRAAGVVDHYLSRIPGSYDGNAVNTARLTITLVPWDERTRDAATIAADLRERFKSLAGVEVSAYARGGLGGGGGDGAMEMILGGQDYQSLSREAEDLMAYLESQPAFVDVETEYNERKPQIRIAIDRDRAADLGVSVAAVGRTLQTMMGGQSVTTFSRGGEEYDVIVQGRKIDRRTPTDLRNLYVRSDTSGELVPLASVVALEETAGADTLSHYNQLRAVEVSAGLVPGFPLGRAIDIVDQYAQQLPPTIQLNYDGAAGDFLKAGASLYITLGLALAIVYLVLAANFESFRQPLVIMTTVPLALTGGLIGLWLTGITINIFSQIGAILLVGLAAKNGVLIVEFINQLRDRGQAFHDAIVNAAGIRLRPVLMTSLSAAAGAVPLLLATGPGAEARRAVGVVVFFGVLFATFLTLFIVPAAYALLARNSQSPDHVARRIRRERQQAETLARGQPPSVL encoded by the coding sequence ATGATGCTATCGGACGTCTCGGTGCGCCGTCCGGTATTCGCCGCGGTCATCAGCCTGCTGCTGCTGATCGTGGGTCTGATGGCGCTGCGTCTTCTGCCGTTGCGCGAATATCCGGATATCAGCCGCGCGTTCGTCTCGGTCGATGTGGTTTACCAGGGGGCCTCGGCCCAGGTCGTCGAAACCCAGATCACCGATGTGCTCGAAGAGCAGCTCGCCGGCATAACCGGGCTCGAGGAGATGACCTCGACGAGCGTCGACGAGCAGGCCGAGATCAACATGGAGTTCAGCCTCGATACGGATATCGCCGAGGCGGCGAACGACGTGCGGACTCGGCTGGGTCGTATCCGCGACAATCTGCCGGATGGGGCCGAGGCGCCGTCGATTCGCACCGCGGACTCCGGTGCCGAGGAGGTGATGTCGCTGACGCTCACCAGCGATCGCTTGAGTCCGCTTGAGATCACCGACTATGTCGAGCGCTACCTGGTCAACCGGCTGAGCACGGTCGATGGCGTCTCGCAGGTGCAGCTTTCCGGCGAACGCCGCTACGCCATGCGGCTGTGGCTCGACCGGGAGGGGTTGGCGGCCCGCGAACTCACCGTGGAGGACGTGGCGCAAGCGCTGAATACGCAGAACGTGGAACTGCCGGCGGGCCGTCTGGAGTCCGAATCGCGCGAATTCACGCTGCGCACCCTCTCGGGATTCACCCAGGCGCAGGATTTCCGCGAACTGGTGATTGGCCGTGGACCCGACGGCAACCTGGTGCGTCTTGGCGAAGTGGCCGACGTGGAGCTGGGTTCGGAAAGCCAGCGCAGCCTGGCGCGTTCAAACGGTCAGGTGGCGGTAAGCCTGGGTATTACCCCACAGGCGCAGGCCAATCCGGTCGCGGTATCGAGCGAGGTGCGAGAGCGCCTGGGCCCCATCCGCTCGACCCTGCCCGAAGGCATGCGGCTCGATGTGACCTTCGACAGTGCCGAATTCATAAAAGCCTCGATTTATGAGGTCTACATCGCGCTGGGGGTTTCGCTGGCGATGGTATTGCTGACCATCTACGGCTTTCTCGGCACTCTGCGCGCCACGCTGATTCCGGCGGCGGTGGTACCGATCTCATTGTTGGCGGCGACCATCGCGATGGCCGCGCTGGGCTATTCGCTCAACGTGCTCACGCTGCTGGCGCTGGTGCTCGCCATCGGCCTGGTGGTGGACGATGCGATCGTGGTGCTGGAAAACATCTACCGGCGTATCGAAGAGGGCCAGTCGCCGTTGCTCGCGGCATTGGACGGCTCGCGCGAAATCGCCTTCGCGGTGATTGCCACCACGCTGGTGCTGGTGGCGGCGTTCGTGCCGATCTCCTACATGGGCGGCGATGTCGGTCGCCTATTCGCAGAGTTCGGCCTTACCGTGGCCGCCGCCGTCGCCTTCTCCGCCCTGGTGGCACTCACGTTGACGCCGATGATGACCTCGCGGCTGTTCAAGGGCCGCGCCAAGCGCAGCGGGTTCGCCCATTGGGTGGATGCGCGCTTTCGCCGCATTGGCCAACGCTACGCGGCGATGCTCAGGCGGGTGGTGGCGCATCCCTGGCGCATGCTGACGGTTGCCTTGCTGGTATTGCTGGCTGCCGGCGCACTGTTCCGGGCGCTGCCCAGCGCGTATACGCCGCCCCAGGACCGCGGCGTGATCCGCGCGTACATGGTCGGCCCGCAGGGCGCCACGCTCGAATACACCCGGCGTTATCTCGACCAGGTCGAAGCGGTATTGGCCGAGTATCGTGCCGCTGGCGTGGTCGATCATTACCTGAGCCGTATTCCCGGTTCCTACGACGGCAATGCCGTGAACACGGCTCGCCTGACGATCACCCTGGTGCCCTGGGATGAACGCACCCGCGATGCGGCAACGATCGCCGCCGATCTGCGCGAGCGCTTTAAGTCACTGGCCGGCGTCGAGGTGTCGGCCTATGCCCGCGGTGGGCTGGGCGGTGGCGGCGGCGATGGGGCCATGGAGATGATACTCGGCGGCCAGGATTACCAGAGCCTGTCGCGCGAGGCCGAGGACTTGATGGCGTATCTGGAGTCCCAGCCGGCTTTCGTCGATGTCGAAACCGAATATAACGAGCGCAAGCCGCAGATTCGCATCGCCATCGACCGCGACCGCGCCGCCGATCTGGGCGTATCGGTCGCCGCGGTGGGTCGCACGTTGCAGACGATGATGGGCGGGCAGAGCGTTACCACCTTCTCGCGCGGCGGGGAGGAGTACGACGTCATCGTTCAGGGCCGCAAGATCGATCGGCGCACGCCCACCGATCTGCGCAATCTGTATGTGCGCTCCGATACCTCCGGCGAACTGGTGCCGTTGGCGAGCGTCGTCGCGCTCGAAGAGACCGCCGGGGCCGACACACTGAGTCATTACAACCAGCTACGCGCCGTCGAGGTTTCCGCCGGTCTGGTACCCGGCTTTCCGCTGGGGCGGGCGATCGATATCGTCGATCAATACGCGCAGCAGCTTCCGCCCACCATTCAGCTCAACTACGATGGCGCGGCCGGCGATTTTCTAAAAGCCGGTGCCTCGCTCTACATCACGCTGGGACTCGCGCTGGCGATTGTCTATCTGGTGCTGGCGGCGAATTTCGAGAGCTTCCGGCAACCGCTGGTGATCATGACCACGGTGCCGCTGGCGCTGACCGGCGGGCTCATCGGGCTATGGCTTACCGGCATCACCATCAATATCTTCTCCCAGATCGGCGCCATCCTGCTGGTGGGGCTGGCGGCCAAGAACGGCGTGCTGATCGTCGAGTTCATCAATCAGTTGCGCGATCGGGGTCAGGCGTTCCACGACGCCATCGTCAATGCTGCCGGCATCCGTCTGCGCCCGGTATTGATGACCTCGCTGTCGGCCGCCGCCGGCGCAGTACCGCTGTTGCTGGCGACCGGCCCCGGTGCGGAAGCCCGGCGCGCCGTGGGTGTGGTGGTGTTTTTCGGGGTGCTCTTCGCGACGTTTCTGACGCTGTTCATCGTGCCGGCGGCCTACGCGCTATTGGCCCGCAACAGCCAATCGCCCGACCACGTGGCGCGGCGCATTCGCCGTGAGCGGCAGCAAGCGGAGACGCTGGCCCGGGGCCAGCCGCCTAGCGTTTTGTAG
- a CDS encoding type 1 glutamine amidotransferase domain-containing protein → MSQKLSGKRVAILATDGFEESELAVPKKELDSQGITVHVVAPDKKGIRAWAETDWGDTYDVDVALDDADVASYHALVLPGGLFNPDSLRVNEKAQAFARHFFETGKPVGAICHGPWLLINAGVVKGRRMTSFPSLAQDLKNAGAEWVDEQVVVDSGLVTSRKPADLDAFCSKLIEEIGEGRHSEQHA, encoded by the coding sequence ATGAGCCAGAAGCTGAGTGGAAAGCGCGTTGCGATTCTCGCCACCGACGGGTTCGAGGAATCGGAGCTCGCGGTGCCCAAGAAGGAACTCGATTCGCAGGGCATCACCGTGCATGTCGTCGCCCCGGACAAGAAAGGGATCCGCGCCTGGGCGGAAACCGACTGGGGCGACACCTACGACGTCGATGTCGCGCTCGACGACGCCGATGTCGCGAGTTACCACGCCCTGGTGCTGCCGGGCGGCCTTTTCAACCCGGATAGCCTGCGCGTCAACGAGAAGGCCCAGGCCTTCGCCCGGCATTTCTTCGAAACCGGCAAGCCGGTCGGCGCGATCTGCCACGGCCCCTGGCTGCTGATCAATGCCGGTGTCGTCAAGGGCCGCCGCATGACCTCGTTCCCGAGCCTCGCCCAGGATCTCAAGAACGCCGGTGCCGAGTGGGTCGATGAGCAAGTGGTCGTCGACAGCGGGCTGGTGACCAGCCGCAAGCCGGCGGATCTCGACGCGTTCTGCAGCAAGTTGATCGAGGAGATCGGCGAAGGGCGTCACAGCGAACAGCACGCCTGA
- a CDS encoding App1 family protein, which yields MAHGPRTPYQALRKLLKLAARPMKSDRGRGGVVVQAYRGYGSTREAYLMGRVFRQPSLGLPAREGTLLRDLLDVLRRSVRWGVKAATVVVEIDGSRHTVETDRDGYFDVHMALDRPLPDDRSWHQATLDVYLDDEHTISGKTEVYVPPPAVDLAVISDIDDTVMYTGVANKLKMFYRLFFEKADRRTAFAGVAPFYQALFAGADGQRRRPLLYVSRGPWSIYEILEAFFQRNRIPVGPILFLREWGLSLQRPLPRKAVDHKAKMIEKMLSLYDTLPFVLIGDSGQHDPETYTRIVREYPGRIRAIYIRKIGRSTSRDAAIEALADEVAADGCTLVLASDSVRMAEHAHREGLISRAGLEAVRRAPDISERRARQA from the coding sequence ATGGCCCACGGCCCTCGAACGCCCTATCAGGCATTGCGCAAACTGCTGAAACTCGCCGCCCGACCGATGAAATCCGATCGCGGACGCGGCGGGGTGGTGGTGCAGGCCTATCGCGGCTACGGCTCGACGCGCGAGGCCTACCTGATGGGGCGGGTCTTCCGTCAACCCAGCCTGGGGTTGCCGGCGCGTGAAGGTACGCTGCTTCGCGATCTGCTCGACGTGCTGCGGCGTAGCGTGCGCTGGGGCGTCAAGGCGGCCACGGTAGTCGTCGAGATCGACGGCAGCCGGCATACCGTGGAGACCGATCGCGACGGCTATTTCGACGTGCACATGGCGCTGGATCGGCCGCTGCCCGACGACCGCAGCTGGCATCAGGCGACGCTCGACGTGTATCTCGACGACGAACACACGATCAGCGGCAAGACCGAGGTCTATGTCCCGCCGCCGGCGGTCGACCTGGCGGTGATCAGCGACATCGACGATACCGTGATGTACACCGGCGTCGCCAACAAGCTCAAGATGTTCTATCGGCTGTTCTTCGAGAAGGCCGACCGGCGCACCGCCTTTGCCGGCGTGGCGCCCTTCTATCAGGCGCTGTTCGCCGGCGCCGACGGCCAGCGGCGGCGCCCGCTGCTCTACGTTTCGCGCGGGCCGTGGAGCATCTACGAAATTCTCGAGGCGTTCTTCCAGCGCAACCGCATCCCGGTGGGCCCGATCCTGTTCCTGCGCGAATGGGGGCTGAGCCTGCAGCGCCCGCTGCCGCGCAAGGCGGTCGATCACAAGGCCAAGATGATCGAGAAGATGCTCAGCCTCTACGACACCCTGCCGTTCGTGCTGATCGGCGACAGCGGCCAGCACGATCCGGAAACCTACACCCGCATCGTGCGCGAATACCCCGGGCGCATCCGCGCCATCTACATCCGCAAGATCGGCCGCAGTACCTCGCGCGACGCCGCGATCGAGGCGCTCGCCGACGAAGTCGCCGCCGACGGCTGCACCCTGGTGTTGGCCAGCGACAGCGTGCGCATGGCCGAACACGCCCATCGCGAAGGGCTGATATCCCGTGCCGGCCTGGAAGCCGTGCGCCGCGCCCCCGACATCAGCGAACGCCGCGCCAGGCAAGCCTGA